From Calothrix sp. PCC 6303, a single genomic window includes:
- a CDS encoding P-II family nitrogen regulator, protein METVKRIEIIVNYVELSKILEGLEKSGVQGYTIIRDVAGKSDHGHHSQDLAVTMLDNVYILAFCKPERIDRIAANIGVVLNRYGGSCFISDSMELPTTRCVGRQ, encoded by the coding sequence ATGGAAACAGTCAAACGGATCGAAATTATTGTTAATTATGTAGAACTGAGTAAAATTTTGGAAGGATTGGAAAAATCTGGAGTCCAAGGTTATACGATTATTCGTGATGTTGCAGGTAAAAGCGATCATGGTCATCATAGCCAAGATTTAGCAGTGACGATGTTAGATAATGTCTATATTCTGGCTTTTTGTAAGCCTGAGCGGATTGATAGGATCGCTGCAAACATCGGCGTGGTACTAAATAGATATGGTGGTTCCTGCTTTATTTCCGATTCCATGGAGTTGCCAACCACCAGATGTGTGGGTAGGCAATGA
- a CDS encoding DinB family protein, whose product MTLLKQIQLMAQYNQWMNENIYTSSMKLSNEKLSENKKAFFKSISGTLNHILVADIIWLKIFSQHPANYTELEPITKIKQPTSLDQILHSDFDKLFQERRDLDYLIIKWCHEISEVDLSHHLEYKNMKEIPAIREFGSLIFHFFNHQTHHRGQVSTLLFQEGIDVGNTGLQTQIPDYIGT is encoded by the coding sequence ATGACATTACTCAAACAAATTCAATTAATGGCTCAATATAATCAGTGGATGAATGAAAACATATATACATCATCTATGAAACTGTCAAATGAAAAACTCAGTGAAAATAAAAAAGCATTTTTTAAATCGATATCTGGTACCCTAAATCATATTCTAGTAGCTGATATTATCTGGCTAAAAATATTTTCCCAACATCCAGCTAATTATACGGAACTTGAGCCAATAACTAAAATTAAACAACCTACATCTCTAGACCAAATTCTCCACTCTGATTTCGATAAACTTTTCCAGGAACGTAGAGATTTAGATTATCTAATTATTAAATGGTGTCATGAAATATCCGAAGTTGATTTATCCCATCATCTTGAATACAAAAATATGAAAGAGATACCTGCTATTAGAGAATTTGGTAGCCTGATATTTCATTTTTTCAATCACCAAACCCATCATCGAGGACAAGTCAGCACGCTTTTATTTCAAGAAGGAATAGATGTGGGTAACACTGGTTTACAGACGCAAATTCCTGATTATATAGGAACTTGA
- a CDS encoding DUF6439 family protein gives MTKPPSPPLFSPMSQNNKLQELTTLELAQALMERLSISPTDWHRLKSNRNARASEQAAAALVFLLKDNPEDALAKFNQASGWLDRSISAPPCPSHGK, from the coding sequence ATGACTAAACCTCCCTCACCCCCACTTTTTTCCCCTATGTCTCAAAATAACAAACTCCAAGAATTAACTACCCTAGAACTCGCTCAAGCGTTAATGGAACGTTTGAGTATTTCCCCTACTGATTGGCATCGTCTCAAATCTAACCGCAACGCCCGCGCTAGCGAACAGGCAGCCGCAGCATTAGTGTTTTTACTCAAAGATAACCCAGAGGATGCTTTAGCAAAGTTTAACCAAGCTTCTGGCTGGCTAGATCGTTCAATTTCTGCTCCACCTTGCCCGTCTCATGGAAAATAA
- a CDS encoding serine hydrolase, giving the protein MKLRFLLLSVVSIVMLSTPAKASRLESWYFDQAQNQLNITTESGVKPKAFIIGSPTRVVIDLPGTDVNGNTLRQRFGSAVQEIRVGKVDDTTTRLVVELAAGYTVSPEKLLIRGDSSSHWIVNFSAIERNTNNVPQSSEDKIPVAIGDTSTFAGVVKLGSEISSVSSQVKSLMNRYSSLDPGIFFLDLQTGNYIDFNGEKAFPAASTIKFPILIALFQEIDAGRIKLNETLVMRRNLITGGSGNFQYKPAGSKFSLLETATKMITISDNTATNMIIDRLGGKAKLNPKFRAWGLQNTVIRNLLGDFKGTNTSSPKDLVRLSALIANNQLLNDRSRNRVLDIMRRVENQSLLVSGLGKGTIIAHKTGTLGIVLGDAGIVQTPSGKRYLAGIMVRRPFGDSRAKSFITQVSRLVYGYVEQPRVARQGTGTSKQ; this is encoded by the coding sequence ATGAAATTACGCTTTTTGCTACTTAGCGTGGTGAGTATTGTTATGCTTTCCACTCCAGCTAAAGCATCTCGTTTGGAATCTTGGTATTTTGACCAAGCCCAAAATCAATTAAATATTACCACCGAATCTGGGGTAAAACCCAAAGCATTTATTATTGGTAGTCCCACAAGAGTTGTGATTGATTTACCGGGAACTGATGTGAATGGAAATACATTGCGTCAGCGTTTTGGTTCCGCAGTTCAAGAAATCCGTGTCGGTAAAGTCGATGACACTACAACTCGTTTAGTAGTGGAATTAGCAGCAGGATATACAGTTTCTCCCGAAAAACTCTTGATTCGTGGTGATTCTTCTTCCCACTGGATAGTTAATTTTTCTGCTATTGAACGCAATACTAATAATGTTCCTCAATCTAGTGAGGACAAAATACCTGTTGCTATTGGTGATACTTCTACCTTTGCTGGTGTTGTTAAATTGGGTAGTGAAATATCATCCGTGAGTTCTCAGGTAAAGTCACTGATGAACCGTTATAGTTCTTTAGATCCGGGAATATTTTTCTTGGATTTGCAAACTGGTAATTATATTGACTTCAACGGGGAAAAAGCTTTTCCTGCTGCTAGTACGATCAAGTTTCCAATTTTGATTGCTCTGTTTCAAGAAATTGATGCAGGTAGGATTAAGCTGAATGAAACTTTGGTAATGCGAAGGAATTTGATTACTGGTGGTTCGGGAAATTTTCAATACAAACCTGCGGGTAGTAAGTTTAGTTTGCTGGAAACTGCTACCAAGATGATTACTATTAGTGACAATACTGCTACTAACATGATCATCGATCGCTTGGGTGGTAAAGCAAAATTGAATCCCAAATTCCGTGCTTGGGGATTGCAAAATACAGTCATTCGTAACCTATTGGGTGATTTCAAGGGGACTAATACTAGCAGTCCTAAAGATTTGGTGAGATTATCTGCTTTGATTGCAAATAACCAACTATTAAATGATAGAAGTCGTAACCGAGTTCTAGATATAATGCGTAGGGTAGAAAATCAAAGTCTGCTGGTATCTGGTTTAGGCAAAGGTACTATAATTGCTCACAAAACTGGGACTTTGGGGATAGTTTTGGGAGATGCTGGAATTGTGCAAACACCATCGGGAAAACGTTATTTAGCAGGGATTATGGTGAGAAGACCTTTTGGTGATTCTCGTGCTAAAAGTTTTATTACTCAGGTTTCTCGATTAGTTTATGGTTATGTGGAACAACCAAGGGTAGCAAGACAGGGAACAGGGACCAGTAAACAGTAA
- a CDS encoding GNAT family N-acetyltransferase has translation MKIRLFQEQDAEQIALLFHQTVREVNIRDYSLNQVKAWAPDNIYFRNWFKTCSEKLTYVAESEGLVIGFGELELNGHIDCFYCHKNSQRIGVGKKIYSAIQTKAQELHINRLYTEASITAKPFFLNMGFKVVKEQNVQCRGEIFMNYAMEKLLITV, from the coding sequence ATGAAAATTCGATTATTTCAAGAACAAGATGCTGAACAAATAGCGTTATTATTTCATCAAACTGTGCGAGAGGTTAATATTCGTGACTATTCTCTTAATCAAGTTAAAGCTTGGGCACCAGACAACATTTATTTTAGAAACTGGTTTAAAACCTGCTCCGAAAAATTGACTTATGTTGCCGAATCCGAAGGATTAGTTATTGGCTTTGGAGAATTAGAACTAAATGGACATATAGATTGTTTCTATTGTCATAAAAATTCTCAAAGAATTGGTGTTGGTAAAAAAATCTATAGTGCAATTCAAACGAAAGCTCAAGAATTACATATTAATCGTTTGTATACCGAAGCCAGCATCACCGCAAAACCTTTTTTTCTCAATATGGGATTCAAAGTAGTGAAAGAACAAAATGTCCAATGTAGGGGGGAAATTTTTATGAATTATGCAATGGAAAAGTTGCTAATAACTGTTTGA
- a CDS encoding S8 family serine peptidase, translating to MVQITINGISIDPEAQSQAMNASNLISPDSSNSNYILVQTVQPLNSEQKSQLAALGAEILEFVPENTYVCRYNPENLDAVRNLAFVDWANVYLEGFKIPPQLRDSSINVNKGNLISLSNVNPKLRMTRKPQAVTLVLHNNITLDEGLRSRIATAARLNAEELPLNTKSLRLSIQPQYLDDLAKIDEVRHIEEYVTPQLCNNVAVKVINADKTHSIAKFEGEGQVVAVADTGFDKGSTEDVHPAFTGRVLKLYPLGQRRAADPDGHGTHVCGSVLGDGVSETMGGPIRGAAPKAKLIVQSLLDMSGGLGGIPDDLNTLFKEPYENDGARVHTNSWGASTRGGYNILCSQVDQFVWEHRDMVICFAAGNDGRDKDMNGVIDTGSVGAPGTSKNCISVGASENNRPEQSQPYSKLQRYKTEPIASDGWSDNPEGIAAFSSRGPTKNERIKPDVVAPGTAILSAYSRDAKIDPMFGKSDDPLYAFLAGTSMATPLVAGCAAVVREYLQKQENQPQPSAALVKALLINGAKDITGQYVPSDAGDIPNFSEGFGRVDLAASTAPLGEKERVIFQDEKTALDTQQEEKIEVEIAECESTLKVTLVWTDYPGEALQNDLDLIVKTADAQERHGNVAPTSSEFDRRNNVEQIVWNNIPVGKVEIIVHAYRILHPQSYALVARVS from the coding sequence ATGGTGCAAATTACAATTAACGGTATATCGATTGATCCAGAAGCTCAAAGTCAGGCGATGAATGCCTCTAATCTAATTAGTCCCGATAGTTCCAACTCCAACTACATCCTGGTACAAACTGTTCAACCGCTAAATAGTGAGCAAAAAAGCCAATTAGCAGCATTAGGGGCAGAGATTTTAGAATTTGTTCCCGAAAACACCTATGTATGTCGCTATAATCCAGAAAACTTGGATGCAGTGCGGAATTTAGCCTTTGTGGATTGGGCAAATGTATATTTAGAAGGGTTTAAAATTCCACCTCAGTTACGGGATTCCAGTATTAACGTCAACAAAGGCAACCTAATTTCACTCTCAAATGTGAATCCAAAGCTGCGGATGACCAGAAAACCGCAAGCCGTGACCCTTGTACTTCACAATAATATTACCCTTGATGAGGGACTGCGATCGCGTATTGCCACAGCTGCCCGTCTCAACGCCGAAGAACTACCACTTAACACCAAATCTCTACGACTTTCAATCCAACCCCAATATCTAGATGATTTGGCAAAAATCGATGAAGTGCGTCACATCGAAGAATATGTCACTCCTCAACTCTGCAATAACGTTGCTGTTAAAGTCATCAACGCTGATAAAACCCACAGCATCGCCAAATTTGAAGGCGAAGGTCAAGTAGTTGCTGTTGCCGATACAGGCTTTGACAAAGGCTCTACAGAAGACGTTCACCCAGCCTTCACAGGTAGAGTTCTCAAACTATATCCCCTCGGACAAAGAAGAGCAGCAGACCCGGATGGACACGGTACCCATGTATGCGGTTCCGTTCTTGGTGATGGTGTTTCCGAAACCATGGGTGGACCAATTCGCGGTGCAGCACCCAAAGCAAAGTTAATAGTACAATCCCTCCTTGATATGAGTGGTGGTTTGGGTGGTATCCCTGACGACCTCAACACATTGTTCAAAGAACCCTATGAAAATGATGGCGCTCGCGTCCATACCAATTCCTGGGGTGCTTCGACGCGGGGAGGTTACAACATACTTTGTAGCCAAGTAGACCAATTTGTTTGGGAACACCGTGATATGGTAATCTGCTTTGCCGCTGGTAACGATGGACGCGACAAAGACATGAATGGTGTAATTGATACTGGTTCAGTAGGGGCACCCGGCACTTCTAAAAATTGTATCTCGGTTGGTGCTAGCGAAAATAACCGACCAGAACAATCGCAACCCTACAGCAAATTACAACGCTACAAAACTGAACCCATTGCTTCCGATGGTTGGTCAGACAACCCCGAAGGCATAGCTGCTTTCAGCAGTCGCGGACCAACTAAAAATGAACGTATCAAACCCGATGTAGTTGCCCCTGGGACTGCGATTCTTTCTGCTTACTCCCGCGATGCCAAAATAGATCCAATGTTTGGCAAATCTGATGATCCTCTCTACGCTTTCCTTGCTGGTACCAGCATGGCAACACCGTTGGTAGCTGGTTGTGCAGCGGTGGTGCGGGAATATCTGCAAAAACAAGAAAACCAACCACAACCCAGTGCAGCTTTAGTTAAAGCACTCTTAATCAATGGTGCTAAAGATATTACAGGTCAATATGTACCTTCCGATGCTGGAGATATTCCTAATTTCTCAGAAGGATTTGGCAGAGTTGATTTAGCTGCTAGTACAGCACCTCTAGGTGAAAAAGAGCGGGTAATTTTCCAAGATGAAAAAACTGCTTTAGACACTCAGCAGGAAGAAAAAATCGAAGTGGAAATTGCTGAATGTGAATCCACTTTAAAAGTCACATTAGTGTGGACAGATTACCCTGGAGAAGCGCTACAAAATGACTTAGATTTGATTGTGAAAACTGCTGATGCTCAAGAAAGACATGGAAATGTAGCTCCTACATCTAGCGAATTTGATCGTCGCAATAATGTCGAACAAATCGTTTGGAATAATATTCCAGTTGGGAAAGTAGAAATCATTGTTCATGCTTATCGGATTTTGCATCCCCAATCTTATGCTTTAGTGGCGCGAGTTTCATAA
- the purN gene encoding phosphoribosylglycinamide formyltransferase has protein sequence MYNMSLVSPDINNYQMTSGESLKLGIMASGSGSNFEAVIQAIESGKLNAQIQVLIYNNPDAYAAVRAKKWNIPVVLLNHREFESREQLDHQIVETLKEHDVELVIMAGWMRLVTQVLIDGFPDRIINIHPSLLPSFKGVNAVEQALASGVKITGCTVHLVCLEMDSGKIIMQSAVPILEDDTSESLHARIQQQEHRILPDAIALAFRRNIAFSGHRLSR, from the coding sequence ATGTATAACATGAGTTTAGTTTCACCTGATATCAATAATTACCAGATGACTTCAGGTGAATCTTTAAAATTGGGTATTATGGCTTCGGGAAGTGGTAGTAATTTTGAAGCAGTTATCCAAGCCATCGAATCTGGGAAACTGAATGCTCAGATTCAAGTTTTGATTTATAACAATCCTGATGCTTATGCAGCAGTCAGAGCTAAAAAGTGGAATATACCAGTTGTTTTATTAAATCATCGTGAGTTTGAAAGCCGTGAACAGCTAGATCATCAGATTGTTGAGACTCTCAAAGAACATGATGTAGAATTAGTAATTATGGCTGGCTGGATGCGGTTAGTAACTCAAGTATTAATCGACGGTTTCCCTGATAGAATTATCAATATTCATCCCAGTTTATTACCGAGTTTTAAAGGCGTTAATGCTGTGGAGCAAGCACTAGCTTCGGGTGTAAAAATTACAGGTTGTACCGTGCATTTAGTTTGTCTAGAAATGGATAGTGGCAAAATTATTATGCAGTCAGCAGTGCCAATTTTAGAAGATGACACCTCAGAAAGTCTTCATGCACGTATCCAACAGCAGGAACACCGCATTTTACCAGATGCGATCGCGTTAGCGTTCCGTAGGAATATCGCTTTTAGCGGGCATCGCCTATCGCGTTAG